The sequence tttctggcaacatatgaattccccGCCAAAAGACATGCTCATATTTTGATGCCAAGAACGAAtgaagccaatttcggatactctgttccaaagtgaagcgtatcccagagagcgttctgcatcgaccgaaacaaatagtagtcgaacggggCTAGTGTCGGGACTATAAGGCGGgagaggcaaaacttctcaacaacttcattccaaatactttttaactggtatttcaacatgtggccgagcgttgtcatgagggaatattagggtttcatgtctggccgcatattctgggcgttatTCGGCCAATTCTCGCTTCCAGTTGCGTTTGATACAGGTTAGCTGTGATGTTGTGGCCaaatttcagtagctcataatggATAGAACCCTATTGCTACcagcaaatacagagcattacattAATGCCATGgaaatttggctttggtgtcgattcggctggttggccggacatcacatacgatctcttacgcttcgggcaATCGTAATGaaaccatttttcatcgcaagtaatgattcagagcaaaaattattttctacgatctcttacgcttcgggctatcgtaatgaaaccatttttcatcgcaagtaatgattcagagcaaaaattattttcttttatagcgttcaagcataatttcggacattcaAAGTCGGCTGTTAAGGTATCTCGGCTTAAATTGGTATCCAATTTACCtgtttttaaatgaatacagctgctcgcaaacgtttttaaattgagtagctcccaatgattttgaaagctcatgttgagtttaacaacaatcttattgtaggttattgtaatggatccatttttcatcgtaaaTTAAGCTTTTGGATGgaattccctgcttttggatgaatcctgcttgtCGCAAACGTTTTGTAATTTCTGCTTAAGTAGTTCCCAATgaatttgcaagctcttgttgagttttacaataatcttcatggagtaatgcctcgtaaaatattttaatccttaaatgtccatTTTGAAATGacttttcttttgattttgattttttcgaaaaaagggtcaaattaacccctaaagagaggagctagagggttaagatcttccacaaaaatgatcacCATAAAagtccacaatataactctgacaataagaattctctaaGACATtaagttacaacatttttatcatttagtataatgctcccttcgatcaaaaatttaaaactttgatcCACTATAAAAAGAACTcggaccagctggactataagttaattctacaaaaattatctactcaacatgccctttcaatTATAGCGTCGCTATTGCTTTCCAAAAAGTCTGTTCGACAgtgttattattttcaaaattatttttccgatTACACTGTGTgcaattttttgagtcatggaaatataactgTATACGGACACATAAAAGACCAATGTCTCCCAGTTGTCTCCAAGTTATGCACTTTTTATGGGTCTCCAAAGAGATTTGGGgcgtaatttttgcaaaatagagataatttttatttactctctgaggcaaagttgtaggcCCTTgtctaaagaacaaaaattgtgaacatataaaatcaaaaaaacttcacattcaagatcaaaatcgcaaaaaaactttaaaaaattcgaaatatgtaaatatagaaataaatttgtttaaagctgcctaaaagtatgctttagtttataatgaTTTAATAGTTTGTGGTCCacaacacttaattcctttagttttttcttactaacttgtattgacctacctaaacggtgttaagaatcattcctagaaacttcatatgttctagaaagttgtttattgatatCTTATGTACATTTTTGCAGTTgcttgtttccttgaattttgaacggtttgctacctatggacctgaacaggagaaaaaaggaaaaaatcgaatttttaaagtttttttttcgattttgatcttgaagatgaaaatttgtttagattttatatgttcacaattttttgttctttatgatgaactttgcctcagagagtaaataacaattccgaactgtttgagCCTGataaaattatcacttttttgcaaaattgacACCGAGGtaccaaatctttgggggccatAAAAAAGTGTAGtgttgtccgtatatggttattttttttcgtattgcactgtgttattcattaaaaacataacctTCTGTCTATActagacaaatatttatcatgacaattaatgacgtttgttgtcaaagACAAAGTTCTCTGAGCAAAAGTactaacaatttgaaaaaaaattattaagataCCTAACATGGGAACTTTTTATGAGCATTCAAATCCAAATAAATATCTCTTAAACTATAACAGCTAATCCACCTAGTGGATATCTTGCATAGTACGATCTTTTTAATCTGTGCCAAAAAAAGTAATTGACATGCCTCCGAAATGTAGATAAGCCCTGAAAAgcgacattttattaaaatcggattttTCAATTAAGAAATGGCAAATTTATCTActtcttttttttggcaaattctCCAGTGTTGTGCCTAGTTACATGCTTATCCATGCATCATGTCAAAATTGAAAGTGTGTATgaacaacaaaagcaacaactGTAACAGCAACATCCACAAATACAAATGAAACTCccacaaaaactaaaatgtatttatagtTTACATCAAAGTTTACCACACACATTAAAGCCCTACAAAGCAATCAGCAACGGCAACAACAAAGAAAGTACAGaacgacaacaacaactatgagatatatgaaaactattaagaaaaaaactacaacTAACAATAACCCAGCAAATACAAAcgaaaagtaaatttaataaaattataaagaattttgagatttaaaaaaatttcacatagaattaaaagtggaaaattaagaaaactttttagaatttgtcttaaatttataaaattatatttgctgggttattttctttgcaaatttaatttaaacttgttAACtggttcgttttttttttggttgctttTCACCAACATTCTTACTTACACCGAAACATTTCATACTCGTGTGTGCATACAGATTTACACATACTAATTCACTTTCATTTATGTATGTGAAAGTAAAACTAAAAATGAgacaaataaaacaacaaaaatgtcaacaaaaaaaatatataaaaaaactagtaaGTCTGCATGTGACGACACActatcaaaaatcaattttcaacatttgaaaattgatAAAGATTATGTTGACACGCTAACTTTTATTTAAGTCCTTTCAAACACACACTCCCACATTCACATTCACATCACACATACTTCAATACGTCACActtatacacacatacatacagttGGAACTACTACaaacaatttgattttattaaaatgttaaatgggAAAATGATGGCATAAAAGCATATGTTAAAGTCCAATGCAACATGTtggcaaaataaattaaaaaatatatatttttaaatttaggaaATTAAATAAAGGCAGCATGTTTTAAAAGtagtttaaggtttttttttctatttttgttaattaaagttGTCGACAATCTAAATGTAATTTGGAATATTGTACTGCAGTTGTAACATTGCTAAgactttaatgaaaattttaacatgTTGGAAAACGATTTAGGGATTtggaaaatatagaaaaattgtgcagaaaatgtttacataaatttggtccgttttctatacatttttttattttttatagaaaacttttactGAAATTTGTGCAAACGATATTTACTATTGAACATTTTTGCTCAAGTTTGTGCAAAccatattttctatggaaaatttttgcTCAAGTATGTGCAAACTCTAATTGCTATAAAAAGTATTTGCTTacatttgtgcaaattttatatttcgtaaaactttattgcacaaatttgtgaaaattcttttttatattgaatatttgcacaaatttgggCAAACCCTATATTCTTAGaacatttttgcacaaattttgtGCAAACTCTTTTTgctattgaatatttttgcagAAGTTTGGACAAATCATATTTTCTAGAGaacatttttgcacaaatttggaCAATTCTTATTTTCCAGAAAAAAGtttacacaaatttgtgcaaatcctaatttctgtaaaaaatatttgcacaaatttgggcaaactttttttctatagaaaatttttgcacaaaattgtATAACTCTATATTTCAAAGAAAATGTTTCCACAAATTTGTACATGCCTGACTCTCTATAGAACagttttgcacaaatttgttcaGATcctattttcttaaatttgtacaAACCACATTTTctcagtttctatagaaaattattgctcaaatttgagccaaatctattttcaatagaacattttttcaaaatttgagcaAACTTTATATTCAATAAAGAATAGTTTTGCATACATTTGCCCAAACTATATTTTCTTTACACATTTTGcaaactatattttatttttagaacatttttgcacaaattttcgcaaactatattttctttagaaaatttttgcacAAGTTTGGGCAAactatattttctttagaaaagttttccacaaatttgcgcagactatattttttttagaaaatttttgcacaaatttgcgcaaactatattttctatataaaatttttgcacaaatttgcgcaaactatattttctttagacaatttttccacaaatttgcgcaaactatattttctttagaaaattcttTCACAAATTTGCGCAAactatattttctttagaaaattcttTCACAAATTTGCGcaaactatattttctatataaaatttttgcacaaattatagaaaatggAAATACGTGCAACCACATTTTAATTAgaatagttttattttcaaaccttAAGTTTGGCAAAATTCTGcaaaaaatttatcgaaaatttacaaaatccaaacatttttcataaattctatTAGAATCTACCAAACAAAGTTCAAATTTGCCAactctattttctatagaaaatttttccacaaatttgtgcaaactcttttttatataaagacgttttgcacaaatttgttcaaactctatttccaaaaacaaatttgtgcaaacttgatcaaatttacacaaaCTATGAAAATACTATTAAAAGTTGTTGGTAAAATCTGTGCAActctattttttatagaaattttttgctctataggaaattgttaataaagtTTGTGCAAACTCTATTTACTATAGaactttttaatacaaatttatagaTGTTTGCAcaaattcagttttttattgaacattttatcacaaactacatacatacacatatgtACTATGTTCTAATATTGTATTTTCCATTTCCTTACAGTATTATGACTTCTCCGATGTTGCCGAGGATGCAGCTCGACAATTTACCGACTTTTTGGCCAGTAAATTCTCAACAAACCCACCTGCCGTTATATCAGATCAAATACGTGATGAGGTCAGACGTAAGGCAAATGGCATTGCAACATATGCCCTCAATGAAGATGAACATCTGTTGGCATTTGCGTTGGCAGCACCCAGTATACATACAGTAGTGGTGAAATTTCGAGAAAATGTAACGGTAAGTGcagaaaaaaatcaacaatgtagttaaataataaattatttaaataacaaaataatacacaaacaCTTAAAAAATTGCTGCTAATCAACTGAGAAAATCTAAGTTGATTGTAAACAATTTCTAGGAAAATTCCTCGTATGAGTGATTCATGattcatgttatttttttattactcatacgttaGAGGTGACAAAATCAAATTTGAGTAAAACAACTTGTAGAACATCAACACGTATGAGTAATTAACATCTCTTGAATCAATAGTATTTCTTATTACTCATACGTTTGGGGTGACTAAATGAATGAATGcatactagggatgccaaacgggactgggttttacaaatcccgggattcgggattttagaaatgtaaatcccgggatcccgggatttttcgggaccccgggatttttcgggatcccgggatttttcgggatttcgggatttttcgggacttcgggattttagttaaacgtcaaaaacatcaaattcaacaataaaaactattgatttcattaatatatttaagtaaaaatataacaaatcaaaaactactaatgcattaaattaaaataaatggtccatgatttcccctagctccacacaattgtcccccggagtattgtttgagcagtcataaatatcttgattatgcggcaatccttataaaattttgcacaaaataagttgtaagtactctgaaataatactgtagagtactgcggaaatcggacTATATTTTCCCctagtccccttcagaaaataacttgaacataaatttcgtcaatgcaagggagacatgctgctccctgattcaaatgaaaaaatctggctgcgtttggatttgaagtgagattagtattatacatatgctgaaatttagctttctaagtattttgggtgcttcaaaaatcttcctaaaatatcaaaaatctcataatatttcgggatttgttaatcccgaaaaatcccgggattctttttcacaaatcccgggattcgggaaatcccgatcccgaaaaatcccgggattttcgggatcgggatttcgggattggcatccctaatgcATACTTTAAGGCAAATTGAGATATTTAAggaatttttgcaataatttaagACTTCTAATTAATTTctgtgaattaaaatcaaattttttatttaatgaatattaaatttccTAACAGATACCTTTGGATCAAGTTCACAATCGCGGTTTTTTGGGTTCCTATTGGCGTGAGTTGGGCTATGCTTGGAACAGCAGCGATGGCTCTCAAGAATGGGGTGCACCATTTCGAGACTGTAATCTTCTAATAGGTAGATGGTTGTGGCCATTTCGTATATCATTTGCTGAATCAAAATTTAAGTAAGTCTAATCTTTAACTAAcactaaaacataaaaatacgtTTACTAAATTAAACTTTCAAAATAGAATTGTGGCAGCAGCGTTTATAGCAGCTGACGAAGATGTGTGCAATGATGGCTTGGAACAAATCTTTGGCCGCAAACATGGGTATGTTTTACATATAAtcttattattattgaaaaaatcattaatttaattaattttcaattatagtTGCGATCGCAATACAACATTTTGTCTGCTGACCGAAAATAAACCCGCTGCTACTCGTGATGTTTATACCTGTATCTGCAAAGAATCTTACTACTTGCCAAATTCCACTTTGCAGGGCTTTCGTGGTGACATTGTGGAAATGTCTGAGGGTTATGACAACTACTCCTGTATACCTTGTCCAGCTGGTTGTTCGAATTGTGATTCAACTGGCGTTTGTTTATATGGTGAACCACAAGAAACCGTGTCTCTGGAAAGTCTACTGAAAGTATCTGTGGGCTCTGTACTGGGTGCCTGTATATTGTGTTGTGTGGTATTAAGTGTTATTGTTTTCCAACAGAGGAAGTGTAAGGTaagttttatgaaaataattttgtatttttttaaattctttattagtatcattaaaaatgtttcagtCAGTTTTGGGTGGATTTTATCTTATTATTGGGTgaaaaactttttatagaaaatgatttcgtaaacatttttgtttttcggTTTCCTCAAATACATTTCGAGAGAACATTTTTGGGTCATTCAATGGTATTCCCTAcaatgttttctttagaaacatttttggtaaatttacTGTGGGGAAAcgttcgttaagttttttattgataattttcgGTCAGTATTCTATAagtaattttcgaaaatttgtcTATGGAGAATTTCCGTCAATTTTCAATGAATAATTTTAGGTCAGTTTGCAATATCAGAATTTTCGGACAGTTTTCTATGGGAAATGTTCAAAGCGTTTTCTGAAATTTCTCGTAAACATTTTTAGTgtcagttttctatggaaaattatacatacaattttcgtttagttttctatagagatTTTTAGGTCAATTTTCAGTCAGTGTTGTGTGGAAAAATTTcggtcagttttctatagagatattttggtaaattttcaGTCAGTTTCGTGtttaatattttcagttttgaatggagAATTTTCGGtcagttttcaatagaaaactattcttctgtcagtttttaaattcattcaGCTATAGAATGTTGTTCACTCAggtttcaattataaattttttcttgaacAATTTCTCtcagttttctatgaaaaattttcGGTTAGTTTTCCCCTGAACATTTCTCTATAGAGATTTTTAGGTCAATTTTCAGTcagttttgtgtagaaaaatgtTGGTCAGTTATGAATGTAAAATTTACGGtcagttttttagaaagatttttctataaattttcagtCAGTTTTgtgttgaatattttaaattttatgtgaaGAGTTTTCGGTCAGTTTTGTATTCCTCGGTCAGTTGTCTGTAGAAAGCTATTATTCGgtcagttttaaaattttcattcagttttcacaaaaaaaaattctcttgaAAAATTTCGGtcagttttctatgaaaaatgttCAGTCAGTTTTATATGGataaatttctgtaaattttctttttttctatagaaattcgtaaattttcccataaaaaatttcagttttctaCAGAGATTTTTCAgtcaattttctgtagaaaatttccAGTCAGTTTTGAAAGGAGAATTTTTGGTCAGTATTCTATGAGAGATTTTCGGTGacttttgtatggaaaaatttcggtaaattttctattgaaaattttcggtcagtttttccatataaaatttgtcGGTCAGTGTTCTGTAGAAAATTGTTCTTTGGTtagtttttctacagaaaatgtttcgctcagttttctgtaaaaaattgttaggtcagttttctttagaaaattgttccgttagttttctatagaacattgtTCCGTTcagttttctctagaaaattattTCGgtaatttttctattcaaaattagtttagtcagttttctatagaaaattgtttcgaTCAGTTTTATGTAGATAATTGTTTCGTTCAGTTTTCTACAGATCATTTTTTCGGtcagttttccatagaaaatttggttgacaagttttctatagaaaatttatttctgtcagttttcaatagaaaatttatttcggtcagttttctacagaaaattgtttCGGTCAGTTTTATATAGGTAATTGTTTCGGTTAGTTTTCTACAGATAATATTTTTGGtcagttttccatagaaaattaggtttaagaagttttctatagaaaatttatttcggtcagttttctatacaaaatttgtttcggtcagtttccaatagaaaattagttttggtcagatttctttacaaaatttgattCGGTCAGTAtttcatatacattttttctGGTCAGTTTTCCATGAACAATTGTTCAggtcaatttttttatagaaaatttgtttgctaatttttctatagaaaatttgtctgctaatttttctatagaaaatttgtctgctaatttttctatagaaaatttaaatacaatttttcggtaaattttcataattcaaaTTATCGAtcagttttattgaaaaatggTTCAGTATCggataaatattttctatggaaaattaaaagatttttgtaaattctttACTGCAGAGCATTTCGCTCAGTTtcgccaaaataaaaatttttaaattatctctCAGTTCAAGAGACTTTATTAATTTGTTGCTTTCTCTTACAGGCCATAGCATCTGGTATGTGGACAGTTTTGGAAACCATATTACTGGGAATAGTTTTACTTTATTCATCGGTAAGTTTTTATtatctaaatttgtaaaaacaaaacaaaaactaaaacatctattaattttttaatttcatgttcTCCTTTCGCATATAGGTTGCCATCCATTTTTTCCCTGCCTCCACCGAACGTTGTCTTATCGAACCGTGGTTACGTGAACTGGGCTTTATTACTTGTTATGGTGCCATCATACTTAAATTATATCGGCATTTGGTTGATTTTCGTACACGCAAAGCTCATCGTTGGGTGTTACGTGACGTTGATTTGCTAAAATACTTGGGCACCATGGTGTTTGCCGTTGTCTGTTATATGTCTGCCTTCACCGCATCGTCCTTAGATCTATTGGAGACAGCACAGCTGGAGAGTTTGCGTGAAGTAAATACGAATACGTGCCAACCACTTAAATGGGAGTTTGTAACACAGGCCAGCGAAATACTCATACTATGTTTTGGCCTGCATTTAGCGTATGGCAGTCGCAATGCCAATACACAATTTAGGGTGAGTTAcagaaataattacaaaattggTAACCCATAATGAATGAATTGGAAACAAAtggaaaaattatgaaagtcCTAAGGAAcaacaattaaattgttttactaATATTGTTGTTAATTTGAGACATTAAAAAACCATGTTAATTAAACCAATTTGTTACAACAGGTTTGTGTTTgtgcaaaataatataaaatacgaaatttataGCAGTTCATGTATTTAATATGATAATggcaaaacaaaagtttatttttatacttataAGATAATTTCCATTCATTTCtttcaggtttttttttaaatttaattatttaatataaaattttctgtatttttttaggAACGACAATTCCTGGTAACCACCTTAATAATAGAGTTCATAGTctctttaacattttatatattacGCTATTTCTATTTGCCTGCCATGAGTCCAAGTGCCATATTTTTGGCACTATTTCTGCGTTCTCAACTCACCAACACCATTGCTTTGGGACTTATATTTGTACCCAAACTGTGGTATCAGCACAAACAGgtatgttgaaattttaaaattttcttttctttttttcgtttgaattcgaatatttttctttgttacgatttcatttaaaaaaatagatttgtttgtaagaaaaagtaaatttaaagaaaaaaagttaaaaaagattCACAGTCTTATTGCATTAAGTGACGGAGTAGAAAAATCATCATTAACAGCATACTTTTAGGGGTCAGTAATTTCAGACTAGTGAAATCAaattcatctatatatataaaaatgaaatggtccatgtatgtaatgtcatcacgtgagaactgCTGGAgcaatttggctgatttttaggagatggtttgtaaagaaaaaattcaaaaattccgggtaaaactcggaaattctttttttgtgaatccagtcaactgtaataaaaaagatccctaaagtatgcggtacaaatttagatattttatttgcaaataaataagaacaggcaggtatgtgtgggttggagaaacttgaagaactaaaattagaaaatgctaccgggcgatcaactagttttttataaatgtaaattttattttttttttcgatactAAATCGAAActtcaaaattgaatttatttccgCTATTGTAAATTTCAGTTCGAAACTGAAATAGTGATAATCTAATCTAATTGTTGCATTTCTATGCgtaactaaacattttttatttgaaattaaaatgtttgactattcgaaatttaacttatttattCGAATTAGAAAATTAGTATTTCGAAATTGaagttttgtatttgaaaatttcattttgaaaGTGAAAAGTtctatttcaaattcaaaatgaaattgaaaatattctttgtattcgaaaatttaaaatttgtattcgaagataaaaatttatgttggaAAGTatgggaaaataaaaatattgaatttttttattcgaataagaaaaattttattttcgaaattgaaatattatatgttcgcaaattaaatttttattagaaaatctatttttgaaaataaaaatgcaaatttctATTCGTAAGTgaaaaatcatatttgtaattCTAAAtctatattcaaaaataaaaacgttttaattgtatattcaaaaataagaaagttttaattgaaatttaaacttttaattcgaattaaaaaaataaaattaaagtttctatatcatttttcattcgaattagaaaattttagtttgaatGTTTTCGAAagcattatttatttcaaaatatattttgtaaattaaattaatatattcgaaaatgaaaatttctattcgatagtgtaatttttttattcgaatgaataaattttagtttgaacATTATCGAAAGCTTAAGTTATATGATttcgaaaatgaaaatttttattcaaaattaaaaattgtctgttttaaattaaattttttatacgaataagaaaaattttatttgaaaaatattttcgaaattaaaattttatattcgaaAGAGAATATATATTAGAAAAATTAGGTTTGAAAACGTatattgaattt comes from Calliphora vicina chromosome 2, idCalVici1.1, whole genome shotgun sequence and encodes:
- the smog gene encoding metabotropic glycine receptor isoform X5, with amino-acid sequence MNGGDMGVRNRYSVDLASQQLQQTHRKCHHRQSYRKAKAAATKAQQTQTAIATTKTLEPQIKNVQYPPKQQYSINNKKQQRKQQQQQLQHKLFKIQSGQQQQHIALTTKHKREKAKQRKCLNTTITTVAAAATANHNSIEPLTQQQQKQKPTQSTSLQSLRHLASSKRFSLKRFWTLLLLSLTCLSTWSGSAVTTIHHPNRSLWLPSVASMASLALSQTSLVLAAATYEPAIQYHHSDSDVEVSDGMAVEDIDVNSNEQQLLAYYKQAQKKHEQLKRQQQQEQQQQQQRHHHQERDIKRNTVVLSQQMDFNDILPTADVISTLDSLEATSKKKSTATKRSTTKHAPPPPTPTSGPKSLATTASTTTTTTTTASSEEKCEPKILDEVPAEPYYDFSDVAEDAARQFTDFLASKFSTNPPAVISDQIRDEVRRKANGIATYALNEDEHLLAFALAAPSIHTVVVKFRENVTIPLDQVHNRGFLGSYWRELGYAWNSSDGSQEWGAPFRDCNLLIGRWLWPFRISFAESKFKIVAAAFIAADEDVCNDGLEQIFGRKHGCDRNTTFCLLTENKPAATRDVYTCICKESYYLPNSTLQGFRGDIVEMSEGYDNYSCIPCPAGCSNCDSTGVCLYGEPQETVSLESLLKVSVGSVLGACILCCVVLSVIVFQQRKCKAIASGMWTVLETILLGIVLLYSSVAIHFFPASTERCLIEPWLRELGFITCYGAIILKLYRHLVDFRTRKAHRWVLRDVDLLKYLGTMVFAVVCYMSAFTASSLDLLETAQLESLREVNTNTCQPLKWEFVTQASEILILCFGLHLAYGSRNANTQFRERQFLVTTLIIEFIVSLTFYILRYFYLPAMSPSAIFLALFLRSQLTNTIALGLIFVPKLWYQHKQGTHHRHNHSQ